The sequence ACGTCACGTGCACAACGTGCGGATCAACATCGACGACTTACGACCCCTTCATCGACATTTCGCTTACTTTAGAATCAGCTAAAGGGACCAAGAGCAGGAACAGTGGCGAGCCGAGCGTGAACTCGCCGATGATGCCGACGCTCTCCGGGTGCTTAGACCTCTTCACGCGGTCGGAGAAGCTAGGTCCGGACCAGAAGCTGAACTGCCGAAGCTGCGGAGACAAGAGAGAGTCTTCGAAGCAAATGTCCATAAGAAGACTCCCTCCGCTCCTCTGCCTGCACGTGAAGCGTTTCGAGCACTCCCTCACCCGCAAAGCCTCGAGGAAAATCGACAGCTACTTGCAGTATCCCTTCCGCTTGAACATGTCTCCTTACCTCTCTTCCTCCATCATTGGAAAGAGGTTTGGGAACAGGATGTTTGCGTTTGACGGAGAAGGCGAGCATGATGGTTCTGAGTTTGAGATCTTTGCGGTTGTGACTCATTCCGGGATGTTGGCGTCTGGTCACTACGTGACTTACCTGAGGCTTAAGGGGTTGTGGTATAGATGCGATGACGCGTGGATCAATGAGGTTGAAGAGGAGGTGGTGAGAGGGTGTGAGTGTTATATGCTGTTCTATGCGCAGGAGAGAGTTGTTCAGAAGGCTCATAAGGAGTTGAGTTATCAAGTTATCTCCATGGCTGATGCTTTTCCCTTTGTTGATTGctgactctctttttttttttttttaacttggcCAAAGATTTTGATGCATTTTTTTAAccttaaatacttttttttattgattgaaGGTTTATGCAAAATATTTGGAAGCCAAGTTTAAATgatcaaatttctttttaatttcttcacaaTGTTGGTGTTTAAAGTTACACTTTCTGTTATTACAAATCCAAAGGAGCACAACACACTATTTAATCATATCTTGTTGCATTAGGAATATATCACATTGAGTGGCCTCATATGTCTTAATCATCTGCCTCCATTGGCAAGTCTCTTGAGATGGCTGAACGCCTTCTGCTTAATCCACTGCCTGTCATATGGCAGATACGCATGCATCGAGTGTTCATACCTGCATTGTAAATCAGTAAATAACTTGTGAAATTTGTTACAATCATTCACTTACATGTAACAATACATCAAAAAACGTAACGAAATACAACATGGGAACCTATTGGATTCGAGTCACGTTTCAACTCTTCAGAAAACGTAACGGTAGTAATGAATAACTAACTGACTATCAAATATATAATCACGTCATGCGAATTTGACAGTGTTCTAGACATGGACACTCAACTCAGCAAACTGATGGACGAGAAAACGAGCATAAGaatcaaagagagagagagagagaggaaggagGCTAGAGTCTTACACCAAAGCGCTCATGTCAGCAAAACCATCCATAAAGTTGTAAAGATCAGCAATGTCATAGCTAAGATTCCTGAGAGATGGATTAATCTCCTTCAACTTCCTTTCGTACAAGCCGCAAATACCTGTTGATTAAAAAGCACACGTTATATCCATCAGCTCATAACACAATTGACCATCTCAGCAGCTCACAGAAACGAATAAGTACAAACTAAAACCTCAGGCATAATCATAACCAAAGTCAATAACAACAAGTAAACTATAGACAGCTATTCAGAATAAAGCACACACACATCACTCATTATATACATCAATCAGCTCATAAGAAAACTAAAACCTCAGGCATAATCATTAACCAAAGTCCATAATCATAATCATAACTATAAACTAAAGGCTTACCATCCATAGCTTGGCCTATAGAATCGTAGTCCATAAACGTCCTCGTAGCTCTGCTTGGAGAGTTTTGCAGCAAGATGATCGTGTGCCTACCGTTATGGTTACTAGCCTACGCAACAAGGAGAAATCTGAGCTTAATAAGAGCTGAGAGATTCAAAAACAAATCGAAATCCCTAACTTCTTTGAAAGAAACGAAATCGAATTTGATACTATGCTAGATTCTCTACGCGATTGAGTAAGGAATCGATTAAACTGACGTAGGAGAAGAAATCGATTACCATCCTCGAGTGGTAGATTGACTTCGATGGTTAGAGAcgacgaagacgaagaagacGAAGTGGCACTGTTTCAGAGAGAGctaaacaaaaagagaaataaGCAAGAATCTAGAGGGGCTAAAGAGTAAATTAACATAACAGTCTGATAGTGAGATAAAACAGAGTGTATTCCAATTATGATGTGAAAACTACAAGCTGTTTTCAGAAATTAGCTGCGTGTATTCTCTTCTACATACGAGAAACGACATGTAGTTAGCGTctcaaatatttatacaaaactaCAACCTCGTTTCTCTCCTTTACAGAAGCAAGAGTTTAATATCATCATCAGCATCTTCTGATTGGTTCTTTGGCAACATTTCAGAGGGAACGAGATCATCCAAATGATCAGAATCCGGAACGAGGAAAACGAAGCACAGCGTAGCGAATCTCATGACATTCCTGAGAAGAATCACGAGCCAGAGGTTCCCAAACTCGTGTCTGGTGACACCAAAAGCGTGGAGAACGAACCCTCCGCTCCACTTGGAAGCAAGCTGTCCGAAACTATCAATGCACATGAGGAAGGCAAAGAAAGTGCCTTCGATTCCCAGAGGACAAAGCCTCGTGCTGAGAACGATCATAGGGATCCACCTGATCTTGCTTATGATCCTCGAGAAAGATTCTTCTGTTATCACAAAGAAGGAATCTGGTATCCCAAGGAGAATGTTCCAGCGTTTGATGAAGACGAGGTCGAGCATTCCTGATAAGGCGTAGAGGAGTTGTGCAAAGAAGAGTATGTTCCTGAAGGAATAGCCTTTGAGCTTCTTGTGGTATATGAGAACTCCAAACATCGATGCTAATGCTCCTATCGCGTAGATTATGCCCACAAACTCCTGCGTTTGGACCATCATATATATCAAGCCCATACCATAAGACCACTAGTCTTTATTCTCTATAACTAACCTGGGAGAAGGCGGGACCAGCTTTAGGATCAGTGTACCAGTAAAAGTAGCCTTCATGAGTACTGATATTGAGAGCTAACGAAATGAACATGTAAAGTGATGGCTTCCATACTTGAGGGTACTTTATTGTTTTGAACATTCCTTTCACCGCTACTCCTAAGCCATCTGCGTCCTGAAGAACATTCAATGATTGCTCAAAGTTTCATCAAAATTTGAAGTGATgggaaacaaacaaacacaacgCAAATGCTAGTGAGAGAGATCAAAAGAGTTTATATTACAGGCAGAGCTCTCACCTTTTTGTTTTTCTGTAAAAGGACAGTAGAAGATCTTTTCTCGTAGAAGAAAATCCCAAGTATGATAATCGTTGCAGGTGGCAATGCTAATACCCCTAATGCTCCCTATCAAAAATAATGGAACATTATAACTATgagaaaagtaaaataaaaaacatgataagaaaaaagaagaaagcttAACCTGAGGTCCAAGCCTGTGAACAAAGACTCCACTAGTAGCGTAACCCACCAAAGCACCAGCAGACGAACAAACCATACAGAGACTCTGTATATCAGGAGCCAAAGACCGGATATTAATGCTGTTTGTCGCTATACACGCATCAATCACCACCTCTGCAATGGCCATAGCCGCAGAGACACCTAAGAGGCAGCTCAAAGCCAAAGCAGCTGGCACCTTACCAAAAACCACAAGTGCAACCGCAGAGACCACACCGAGAACACCAGCCACCACAAAGTAAGGCTTTCTTTTGTACCCTCTGATGGGGAAAACATCGGTGAAGAGACCCCAGATGGGTCTCATGACCCAGGGGATGTAATACAATCCCATGTAAAGCTGCACAACCGACGGCTCCACTTGCTGTACATCTTTCCAGTAATAGTCCGTGACGACTTTGAATATCGAACCTGAGAAGCCTTGGTTTAGGCCGTACACAAGGACCACGCCTACAACAAAGCTCGGGTTTAGCCTAGAAGACAGCATTTGCAGCCACTGGAATGGCTGAAGCAGAATAGAAACGACACCGTTTCTTCCATGATGCCTTGTCATGTCCACAGAATGATCTGAAATTGGTTTCAGCAGAGGCTTCTCAGTTTCTAGTGTCTCCATGGTGTGAATTTACTCTTCGGATCTGAAAGTACTCAAAGCAAgagagacttttaacagtttattttagtgtaaatgaAACTCCTTTTTGGACTTTCGAAAAAAGATTTGTAGATTTTCCACTTGACATTTACTTGTTTGCTCCGTAAGCAGTGACGTGTTTCTTCATCAACCAGCTTTCAATTCCACAAATCCTGAACCACCATTGCCAGCTAAAGAGTCAACGTTTCATCTTTCTACTTAAAA comes from Brassica rapa cultivar Chiifu-401-42 chromosome A02, CAAS_Brap_v3.01, whole genome shotgun sequence and encodes:
- the LOC103850296 gene encoding probable folate-biopterin transporter 6; the protein is METLETEKPLLKPISDHSVDMTRHHGRNGVVSILLQPFQWLQMLSSRLNPSFVVGVVLVYGLNQGFSGSIFKVVTDYYWKDVQQVEPSVVQLYMGLYYIPWVMRPIWGLFTDVFPIRGYKRKPYFVVAGVLGVVSAVALVVFGKVPAALALSCLLGVSAAMAIAEVVIDACIATNSINIRSLAPDIQSLCMVCSSAGALVGYATSGVFVHRLGPQGALGVLALPPATIIILGIFFYEKRSSTVLLQKNKKDADGLGVAVKGMFKTIKYPQVWKPSLYMFISLALNISTHEGYFYWYTDPKAGPAFSQEFVGIIYAIGALASMFGVLIYHKKLKGYSFRNILFFAQLLYALSGMLDLVFIKRWNILLGIPDSFFVITEESFSRIISKIRWIPMIVLSTRLCPLGIEGTFFAFLMCIDSFGQLASKWSGGFVLHAFGVTRHEFGNLWLVILLRNVMRFATLCFVFLVPDSDHLDDLVPSEMLPKNQSEDADDDIKLLLL
- the LOC103850301 gene encoding enhancer of rudimentary homolog, whose product is MASNHNGRHTIILLQNSPSRATRTFMDYDSIGQAMDGICGLYERKLKEINPSLRNLSYDIADLYNFMDGFADMSALVYEHSMHAYLPYDRQWIKQKAFSHLKRLANGGR